A single Paenibacillus sp. FSL R5-0517 DNA region contains:
- a CDS encoding response regulator transcription factor, translating into MKHLLLADDDANIRALLRHVMTKEGYRVHEAQDGVEAVKLMQETPIDLAILDVMMPGMDGLELCDFIRQHYDIPIMLLTARDQLSDKREGYLKGTDEYVTKPFEPEELVYRVKALFRRYHRTSSDIIRMNRIVIDRNNVEVTDGQSILFLPMKEFELLSQLAQFPGRLFSRDELIRLVWGADYEGDDRTVDVHIKRLRDRFADYTDDFVIQTVRGIGYKMEVKAP; encoded by the coding sequence ATGAAACATCTGCTGCTGGCAGACGATGATGCGAATATTAGAGCACTCTTGCGGCATGTCATGACCAAGGAAGGCTATAGGGTACATGAAGCGCAGGATGGTGTAGAAGCGGTGAAACTGATGCAAGAAACGCCAATCGATCTGGCGATCCTCGATGTCATGATGCCTGGCATGGACGGACTGGAATTATGTGATTTCATTCGGCAGCATTACGACATTCCGATTATGTTGCTGACGGCACGAGATCAGCTATCTGACAAGAGAGAAGGTTATTTGAAAGGAACGGATGAGTATGTGACCAAGCCGTTTGAACCCGAAGAACTGGTTTACCGGGTAAAGGCGTTATTTCGTCGATACCATCGCACATCCAGTGATATCATTCGTATGAACCGGATCGTGATCGACCGGAACAATGTGGAGGTTACGGACGGGCAATCCATTCTCTTTTTACCAATGAAGGAATTCGAATTACTCTCACAGCTTGCCCAGTTCCCGGGACGTTTGTTCTCTAGGGATGAACTCATTCGACTTGTCTGGGGAGCGGATTACGAAGGAGATGACCGTACTGTTGATGTACATATTAAGCGACTCCGTGATCGGTTTGCTGATTATACGGATGATTTTGTGATCCAAACGGTCCGGGGCATTGGTTACAAGATGGAGGTGAAAGCACCGTGA
- a CDS encoding histidine phosphatase family protein, with protein MKIYLVRHGMDEEGYRGGWSERGLTEQGINQSRKLGEHLHHHADEYNIHTIVSSDLPRAVQTTREIEKRLNMQASLMKDWREMNNGELAGMLHKDAEVHYPGVYFNTLEMHSPFPGGESPRDFYSRISTAFENLFRGLEENTLKSNVLLITHGGVINILYYLLEHREWSNQSSFYPMGNTSVHTVEKGRHGWKLSSANALSHLE; from the coding sequence TTGAAAATTTATCTGGTAAGACACGGGATGGATGAGGAAGGGTATCGAGGCGGATGGAGTGAGCGTGGACTTACGGAACAAGGAATCAATCAATCCAGGAAATTGGGAGAGCATTTGCATCATCATGCTGACGAGTACAACATACATACGATTGTTAGCAGTGATCTTCCTCGTGCAGTACAGACTACACGGGAAATTGAGAAGAGATTAAACATGCAGGCTAGCTTAATGAAAGATTGGCGGGAGATGAATAACGGAGAGTTGGCAGGTATGCTTCATAAAGATGCGGAAGTGCATTATCCAGGAGTGTATTTCAACACCCTTGAGATGCATTCCCCTTTTCCGGGAGGAGAAAGTCCAAGAGACTTTTATAGCCGGATAAGCACCGCTTTCGAGAATCTTTTCAGAGGTCTAGAGGAGAATACACTCAAGTCCAATGTTCTGCTAATTACTCACGGCGGAGTGATTAACATCCTGTATTATCTGCTTGAGCATCGGGAATGGAGCAATCAGTCCAGCTTTTATCCCATGGGTAACACCAGTGTACATACCGTTGAAAAGGGAAGGCATGGTTGGAAACTTAGTAGTGCAAATGCATTAAGTCATCTAGAGTAG
- a CDS encoding aldo/keto reductase gives MKQRVLGNSDIVVSSIGLGIMGMSPGMYGETNDEESIKTIHHALEIGVTLLDTADVYGNGHNEELLGKALKGRRDQAIIATKFAYTPNYETLNGHPDYVKKAVEASLRRLDTEYIDLYYQHRVDPQIPIEETVGAMADLVKEGKVRCLGLSEASASTLRRAHAVHPISALQSEYSLWSRDIEDEILPTARELNITHVAYSPLSRGFISGEIRKFEDLHVNDLRRYMPRFQGENFAKNIEVVDKIKEIAMEKECTPAQLALAWTIANNALPIPGTKRINYLEENANAATIELTPDDLARIEKVSPQNEVHGTRYMKEMMTQLNG, from the coding sequence ATGAAGCAAAGAGTGCTGGGAAATAGCGATATTGTTGTATCTTCGATTGGATTGGGAATAATGGGCATGTCTCCAGGGATGTACGGAGAAACCAATGATGAGGAGTCAATAAAGACCATCCATCACGCGCTGGAGATTGGCGTTACACTGCTAGATACAGCTGACGTGTATGGTAATGGTCATAATGAAGAACTACTGGGGAAAGCGCTGAAGGGTCGTCGCGATCAGGCAATTATTGCTACCAAATTTGCGTATACCCCGAACTATGAGACGTTGAATGGTCATCCGGATTACGTGAAAAAAGCTGTAGAAGCAAGTCTTCGTCGGCTGGATACCGAATATATTGATCTGTACTACCAACACAGGGTAGATCCTCAGATTCCGATTGAGGAAACTGTCGGCGCAATGGCTGATTTGGTTAAAGAGGGGAAAGTCCGCTGCCTTGGCTTGTCGGAAGCATCGGCTTCCACTTTACGCCGGGCACACGCCGTTCATCCGATTTCTGCGTTGCAGAGCGAATATTCCCTGTGGAGCCGGGATATTGAGGACGAGATTCTGCCTACTGCGAGAGAACTGAATATTACACATGTTGCATACAGTCCATTAAGCAGAGGATTTATCTCAGGTGAGATACGGAAATTCGAAGATTTGCATGTTAATGATCTGCGCAGATATATGCCGAGGTTCCAAGGAGAAAATTTTGCCAAAAATATAGAAGTTGTGGATAAAATCAAAGAGATCGCGATGGAGAAGGAGTGTACTCCTGCACAATTGGCTTTAGCCTGGACAATAGCTAATAACGCACTGCCGATTCCGGGAACAAAACGAATCAACTATTTGGAGGAAAATGCGAACGCTGCAACAATTGAACTGACACCCGATGACTTAGCTCGCATTGAAAAGGTAAGTCCTCAAAATGAGGTTCATGGAACACGTTATATGAAAGAAATGATGACACAGCTTAACGGGTAA
- a CDS encoding cation diffusion facilitator family transporter, translating to MSGHQHSHNHGHDHAHTTNNKKVLLFSFIIITVYMIVEAIGGFITNSLALISDAGHMLSDSIALGIALLAFTFGEKAVNTGKTYGYRRFEILAATLNGITLIAIALYIFYEAIGRFINPPEVATVGMLIISVIGLLVNILVAWIMMRGSDTENNLNMRGAYLHVISDMLGSVGAIAAALLMMFFGWGWADPLASVIVAALVLRSGFYVTKSSLHILMEGTPANVDVNELVQTIKQVDGVKGVHDVHVWSITSNLNALTAHIVVDGTMDVYASETLVQKIEHMLEHKEIKHVTLQVESEKHLHDTSVLCTVKGDAPDAHAHHHH from the coding sequence ATGTCTGGACATCAACACAGTCATAACCATGGGCACGATCACGCTCACACCACCAATAACAAAAAAGTATTGTTGTTTTCCTTCATTATTATTACCGTCTATATGATCGTTGAGGCCATTGGCGGATTTATTACCAACAGTCTCGCACTTATTTCGGATGCAGGCCATATGTTGTCCGATTCCATTGCGCTCGGGATCGCTTTGCTGGCGTTCACGTTTGGTGAAAAAGCCGTGAATACGGGTAAAACGTACGGCTACAGAAGATTCGAGATTTTAGCTGCCACGTTGAACGGAATTACTTTAATCGCCATTGCGCTCTACATTTTCTACGAAGCCATTGGTCGATTCATTAACCCGCCAGAAGTCGCAACCGTAGGCATGTTAATCATCAGCGTCATTGGTTTGCTCGTCAATATTCTGGTGGCTTGGATCATGATGCGTGGTAGCGATACGGAAAATAATCTGAATATGCGCGGTGCTTATCTCCATGTCATCAGCGACATGCTGGGATCGGTTGGGGCCATTGCAGCGGCACTACTCATGATGTTCTTTGGCTGGGGTTGGGCCGATCCACTGGCGAGTGTCATTGTCGCGGCACTGGTATTGCGTAGTGGGTTCTATGTCACCAAATCATCTCTGCATATCTTGATGGAAGGCACGCCGGCCAATGTGGATGTGAATGAGCTGGTGCAGACCATCAAACAAGTGGATGGCGTCAAAGGCGTACACGATGTGCATGTCTGGTCCATTACCAGTAACCTGAATGCACTGACTGCTCATATCGTCGTAGATGGAACGATGGATGTGTATGCATCCGAGACCTTGGTTCAGAAGATTGAACATATGCTGGAGCATAAAGAGATCAAACATGTAACACTCCAAGTGGAGTCCGAGAAACATCTGCATGATACCTCGGTACTATGTACCGTCAAGGGCGACGCACCAGATGCTCACGCACATCATCACCATTGA
- a CDS encoding DUF4304 domain-containing protein yields MQELFKKIINTDVKPLLAKHGYSKKDLNFYKTDDNLIYKFNVQKSKYNSSRHVQFYINCSVHSTELVELQSVALSGAILENKSHFTCRIEGIVPSAPDHYSLTPDVDQDALSKELVSHLEEGISFLHSLTGARDIVHYYMAKTALHLSEETFRFLLQVGDTEEAKYYLQQLHAKYGAEKRWTIFEKKYAAIFAEYGL; encoded by the coding sequence ATGCAGGAACTGTTTAAGAAGATCATCAACACAGACGTCAAACCCTTATTGGCCAAACATGGCTATTCCAAAAAAGATCTGAATTTCTACAAAACGGATGACAACCTCATATACAAGTTCAACGTCCAGAAATCAAAGTATAACAGCAGTAGGCATGTGCAGTTTTATATTAACTGTAGTGTCCATTCCACCGAGCTTGTGGAGTTGCAGTCCGTTGCTTTGAGTGGGGCCATATTGGAGAACAAATCGCATTTTACTTGCCGGATCGAGGGAATAGTCCCATCCGCCCCAGACCACTATTCCCTAACGCCTGATGTTGATCAGGACGCTTTATCGAAAGAACTGGTTTCACATTTGGAAGAGGGTATTTCATTCCTACACTCGCTAACAGGGGCCAGAGATATAGTCCATTATTATATGGCGAAGACAGCGCTACATTTAAGTGAAGAAACTTTCCGCTTCCTGCTACAAGTCGGCGATACGGAAGAAGCCAAGTATTATTTACAGCAACTACATGCCAAATACGGAGCCGAAAAGCGTTGGACGATATTTGAAAAGAAATATGCAGCCATTTTTGCTGAGTACGGTTTGTAA
- a CDS encoding RNA polymerase alpha subunit C-terminal domain-containing protein, translating to MANDKGTLRTCEQGHSYYKKSDCPTCPTCEAERKPKNGFLALLSAPARRALENEGIATLQQLSEYTEKEILKLHGIGPSAIPKLRNALEEEGLSFKK from the coding sequence ATGGCAAACGATAAAGGAACACTCAGAACATGCGAACAAGGACATTCGTATTATAAAAAAAGTGATTGCCCAACCTGTCCAACGTGCGAAGCTGAACGTAAACCGAAAAATGGATTTCTAGCTTTGCTGTCCGCTCCCGCCAGACGTGCCTTGGAGAATGAAGGCATTGCGACACTACAGCAACTATCAGAGTACACGGAGAAAGAGATCCTAAAGTTGCATGGAATCGGACCATCTGCCATACCTAAACTGCGAAACGCATTGGAAGAAGAGGGATTATCGTTTAAGAAATAA
- a CDS encoding DUF2569 domain-containing protein, with translation MEPHVQEPKTDYRPLGVSGLGGWLILIQIGLFLTVILLAVQLFQQIIPTFTTETWEMLTSKQSDYYHPLWGPVLIFEMVYNTLFLLFSVYTIFAFYSKKAILPRLMIIFYGLSLIVGIIDYLLLLQIPLAKELEDGSSIRDIAKSVITCAIWIPYFIKSERVHNTFVR, from the coding sequence GTGGAACCACATGTTCAAGAACCAAAAACAGACTACCGTCCACTAGGCGTATCGGGATTGGGTGGTTGGCTGATTCTCATCCAGATTGGATTATTTCTTACAGTAATTCTCCTTGCAGTGCAATTATTTCAACAGATCATACCCACATTCACAACTGAGACTTGGGAAATGCTAACTTCCAAACAATCAGATTATTATCACCCGCTATGGGGCCCAGTACTTATTTTTGAGATGGTGTACAATACGCTGTTTTTATTATTCAGTGTCTATACCATTTTTGCGTTTTATAGCAAGAAAGCGATATTGCCCCGTCTGATGATTATCTTCTATGGTCTCAGTCTGATTGTTGGAATTATTGATTACCTGTTATTACTCCAGATTCCATTGGCAAAAGAATTGGAAGATGGAAGCTCAATCAGAGATATTGCTAAATCTGTCATCACTTGTGCGATCTGGATTCCTTACTTTATCAAGTCGGAACGAGTTCATAATACATTTGTAAGATAA
- a CDS encoding DUF4275 family protein yields MMIRDKINELLDTLPELELNRAYWGIERIHQEYMFKKNLQDKGVVVSELYEESERIVQQWDRAFANNIDDAVKESIHYSEYKWHMFSYEQQKCLTHDEARDAFNAEPKDEVYVMYESGGWVLLYENANRIIAADFDSEQDIYIFDRAFTWTYVYTHESMCGPYFYKTEQA; encoded by the coding sequence ATGATGATTCGAGATAAAATTAACGAGCTGCTGGATACTTTACCCGAATTGGAACTGAACCGCGCATATTGGGGAATTGAGCGTATCCATCAGGAATATATGTTCAAGAAGAACTTGCAGGATAAAGGGGTTGTTGTCTCCGAACTGTACGAGGAATCCGAAAGGATTGTACAGCAATGGGACAGAGCATTCGCCAATAATATCGATGATGCGGTCAAAGAGTCTATCCATTATAGCGAGTACAAGTGGCATATGTTCAGTTATGAACAACAGAAATGTCTGACACATGATGAAGCACGAGATGCTTTTAATGCCGAGCCGAAAGATGAAGTATATGTGATGTATGAAAGTGGTGGTTGGGTACTTTTATACGAAAATGCGAATCGGATCATTGCAGCGGATTTTGATTCGGAGCAAGATATCTATATCTTCGACAGGGCGTTTACATGGACGTACGTGTATACGCATGAATCCATGTGTGGCCCTTATTTTTATAAAACAGAACAAGCATGA
- a CDS encoding phosphotransferase: MNDTQYNLNFNKLCSELQLGELISSPKPISGGLLHRMYSIETTQANYAVKALNPQIMIRPSAVQNYMDSEKIANVAAEHIHAQPAKMLKGASMHNIDNQFYLIFDWIEGQRLEQDEVTINNSSLMGTILADIHKTDFRKLELDSSQITNPKTIDWMFYLNKGKKENMEWIDILDSNIDKLYEWSTKAKKSSSMLASNKVISHRDLEPKNVMWRQGIPIVIDWESAGYINPMHDLVETAVYWSVGSTGSINKEKFLAFIGGYQKRVGSLTANWEVVLDHGFAGKLDWLEYSLKRSLWIECTDIEEQLVGTSQVIRTLEALKQYENMISEMKNWLNT, encoded by the coding sequence ATGAACGATACTCAGTATAATTTGAATTTCAATAAACTGTGTAGCGAATTACAGCTTGGTGAATTGATCAGTTCGCCCAAACCAATCTCAGGTGGACTTCTTCATCGAATGTACAGCATTGAAACGACGCAAGCTAATTATGCAGTTAAGGCATTGAATCCACAGATCATGATAAGACCTTCTGCTGTGCAAAATTATATGGATTCAGAAAAAATAGCAAACGTGGCAGCTGAACATATCCATGCTCAACCTGCAAAAATGTTAAAGGGCGCTTCTATGCATAACATTGATAATCAATTCTATCTAATATTTGATTGGATTGAGGGTCAACGTTTGGAACAAGATGAAGTTACGATCAATAACAGTTCTCTGATGGGTACGATCCTTGCAGATATCCACAAAACGGATTTTAGAAAACTAGAATTGGATAGTTCACAGATAACTAATCCTAAAACAATAGATTGGATGTTTTATCTGAACAAAGGAAAGAAAGAGAATATGGAATGGATTGATATTCTGGATTCCAATATCGATAAGCTGTATGAGTGGAGCACAAAGGCTAAGAAGTCATCTTCAATGCTAGCATCCAATAAGGTAATTAGTCACAGAGATCTGGAGCCGAAGAATGTGATGTGGAGACAAGGCATACCTATTGTTATCGATTGGGAATCGGCAGGTTATATTAATCCCATGCATGATCTGGTCGAAACCGCTGTGTATTGGTCAGTAGGTAGCACTGGAAGTATAAACAAGGAAAAGTTCTTGGCTTTTATAGGTGGATATCAGAAGCGAGTGGGCAGTCTAACAGCCAATTGGGAAGTAGTTCTGGATCATGGTTTTGCTGGAAAGTTGGACTGGCTCGAATATAGTCTTAAACGGTCACTGTGGATTGAATGTACGGACATAGAGGAACAGTTAGTAGGAACATCACAAGTCATTCGCACTTTAGAGGCTTTGAAACAATACGAAAACATGATTTCAGAGATGAAGAACTGGTTGAATACTTAA
- a CDS encoding ABC transporter ATP-binding protein has protein sequence MRNRLVLQGITQTFEDGGSKRTILDKLDLEVAEGELVAVMGPSGSGKSTFLSIAGALLEPTEGQVLLDGASIMGKSKQDISDIRLQQLGFIFQSANLIPYLKVEEQLMVVAKLAGTDKNKAEKRVDELLDTVGLTHRRKAYTEKLSGGERQRVAIARALMNDPAVLLADEPTASLDAERGLDIVGMIARLVKEQGKSAVMVTHDERILPLCSRVLFLEKGKLVQH, from the coding sequence ATGAGAAACCGATTGGTATTACAGGGAATTACCCAGACCTTTGAAGATGGTGGCAGTAAACGCACGATTCTGGATAAGCTCGATCTTGAGGTGGCCGAAGGGGAACTTGTGGCTGTGATGGGGCCTTCCGGCTCTGGCAAAAGTACATTCCTGTCCATTGCTGGCGCACTTCTTGAACCAACGGAAGGACAGGTTCTGTTGGACGGGGCTTCTATTATGGGCAAAAGCAAACAAGATATATCTGATATACGGCTTCAGCAGCTTGGTTTTATATTTCAAAGTGCCAACCTCATTCCTTACCTGAAAGTAGAAGAACAACTGATGGTGGTCGCGAAGCTCGCCGGAACGGATAAAAACAAGGCGGAGAAACGAGTGGATGAGCTGCTAGATACGGTAGGGTTGACCCATCGGCGGAAGGCATATACGGAGAAGCTGTCTGGTGGGGAGCGTCAGCGGGTCGCTATTGCACGGGCATTGATGAACGATCCGGCTGTCCTGCTCGCGGATGAACCGACAGCTAGCCTGGATGCGGAGCGCGGACTGGATATTGTCGGCATGATTGCACGGCTTGTGAAAGAGCAGGGCAAGAGTGCAGTGATGGTTACGCATGATGAGCGGATTTTGCCGCTCTGTAGCCGGGTTCTTTTTTTGGAAAAGGGAAAGCTGGTGCAGCATTAG
- a CDS encoding NUDIX domain-containing protein, with the protein MRDFILHREERMRLSSLNAEQFPALTTSIHWGLIEAEFRLNDIVDEKLVSNISIIPFVGDQCVVFQLDNGDWELPGGTLEAGEPYMDGLKRELMEELGAEMRSYQIFGQFYCTSSALEPYRPHIPHPHFVRIIGYGDVELVADPLNPEDGEQVVAVEVVEIDEAIRRFQKQNRYDIAEMYQLAHMLREEAEQSGEDQVF; encoded by the coding sequence ATGAGAGATTTTATTTTACATAGAGAGGAACGGATGCGGTTGAGCAGCTTGAATGCAGAACAATTCCCGGCACTTACTACGTCGATTCATTGGGGCCTTATTGAGGCAGAGTTCAGATTAAATGACATCGTGGATGAAAAGCTGGTGAGCAATATTAGTATCATTCCATTTGTCGGGGATCAATGTGTTGTTTTTCAACTGGATAATGGAGACTGGGAGCTGCCTGGGGGGACGCTTGAAGCAGGTGAGCCGTATATGGACGGACTGAAGCGCGAACTGATGGAGGAACTTGGTGCAGAAATGCGCTCCTATCAGATTTTTGGTCAATTCTATTGCACATCCAGTGCGTTGGAACCGTATCGACCGCATATCCCGCACCCCCATTTTGTAAGAATCATCGGTTATGGAGACGTTGAACTTGTAGCTGATCCGCTGAATCCAGAGGATGGAGAGCAGGTAGTGGCGGTGGAGGTTGTTGAGATCGACGAAGCAATTCGAAGATTTCAGAAGCAGAACAGATATGATATTGCGGAGATGTACCAACTGGCTCATATGCTGCGAGAAGAAGCTGAACAGTCAGGCGAGGACCAGGTATTTTAA
- a CDS encoding ABC transporter permease produces MYLAIREMRYAKGRYALIATIMVLVSFLVLFVTGLAQGLAYDNAASVKNMAATHFVLEQDSNHRFTRSQVDQDQLNQARSVVGQENAEPLGVKMTTVSPMGDTKKIDVTLFMVNPEGWLAPAVTEGTSITDQTNGQVVVDHKLAESGVTIGTVLVDQASGMKWTVGGFVQNESFSHSPVVFLNEEEWLTLQAGTRTTQGSADTNANAPIYNAIAVKDAGEQVDELSAAMPDTEVITKSDAVSAIPGYKEEQGSLLMMIAFLYVISAFVLAVFFYVITIQKTSQFGILKAIGTRNGYLAGSVSLQVFILSVGSLVISVLLVRLFESILPASMPFQLGLSTLALTCVLFILMSMAGSLLSVWKVTKIDALDAIGRTAA; encoded by the coding sequence ATGTACTTGGCTATTCGGGAAATGAGGTATGCCAAAGGGCGATATGCCTTAATTGCTACAATCATGGTGCTGGTTTCATTTCTGGTACTGTTTGTTACAGGTCTTGCACAGGGGCTGGCGTATGATAACGCAGCTTCGGTCAAAAATATGGCAGCAACCCACTTTGTGCTGGAACAGGATTCGAATCATCGGTTTACCCGGTCACAAGTGGATCAGGATCAACTTAATCAAGCTCGCTCCGTGGTGGGGCAAGAGAATGCTGAGCCGCTCGGTGTGAAAATGACAACGGTCAGTCCAATGGGCGACACGAAAAAGATCGATGTCACGTTGTTCATGGTGAATCCGGAAGGCTGGCTTGCTCCAGCAGTTACCGAAGGAACTTCGATTACGGATCAGACCAACGGGCAGGTGGTGGTGGATCATAAGTTAGCTGAATCCGGTGTGACGATTGGCACCGTTCTGGTCGATCAAGCTTCGGGGATGAAGTGGACCGTTGGCGGATTTGTACAAAATGAGTCTTTCAGTCACTCTCCGGTCGTGTTCCTGAATGAAGAAGAATGGCTTACGCTTCAAGCAGGGACACGGACTACACAAGGTTCAGCCGACACCAATGCCAATGCTCCGATATACAATGCCATTGCGGTAAAGGACGCGGGTGAGCAGGTAGACGAACTAAGTGCTGCAATGCCTGATACGGAAGTCATCACGAAGTCGGATGCCGTATCGGCCATCCCTGGATATAAGGAAGAGCAGGGATCGTTGCTCATGATGATCGCTTTTCTATATGTCATCTCGGCGTTTGTGCTTGCGGTATTCTTCTATGTCATCACGATTCAGAAAACGAGTCAGTTCGGCATATTAAAAGCCATCGGAACACGGAATGGTTATCTGGCGGGTAGTGTTTCGTTACAAGTATTCATTCTGTCGGTTGGCAGTTTGGTGATAAGCGTACTACTGGTTCGACTGTTTGAGTCCATTCTGCCTGCATCAATGCCGTTTCAATTAGGTTTATCCACGCTCGCCTTAACCTGCGTATTGTTCATCCTGATGTCTATGGCGGGTTCGTTATTATCGGTGTGGAAGGTTACCAAAATTGATGCACTTGATGCGATTGGGAGGACAGCAGCATGA
- a CDS encoding HAMP domain-containing sensor histidine kinase, whose amino-acid sequence MRTLYVRVFLITVAVIVVSGMLGFLLSNIYYHAKLKDFNDEKLVGIATQMKQFVEQQPGTMEQYLNNAADLGYEIYVTDGKGNDQFYGREFREKDLDKQAVDLVLNGEVYHGVAQFPSKPFITGFFDNQLSNTVGVHLQLGNTNYALFMRPDVILQFGELRIFFALIGAFTIGISILIFLISTRYLVNPIERLSEATKRIAQGKYNLKLPTARRDEIGQLAQHFMTMSRELERVDQARQQFVSNVSHEIQSPLTSIQGFAQLVADRDLPEQEREHYASIIEEESRHLSLLSKQLLLLSSLEQGNEDLTKVEFSLRDQFRQAVQVLQWQLEEKELLLRISVPESIQLIGNEVLLMQVWMNLLGNAVNHLPQGRSIEIHAEQIDNQCVIQIKDTGDGIAAEHLPFLFDRFYRVDRARERSSGRTGLGLAIVQKIIRIHDGTIEVSSSPEGTVFTVTLPQM is encoded by the coding sequence GTGAGGACCTTGTACGTCCGGGTATTCCTTATTACGGTGGCGGTGATTGTGGTCAGCGGCATGCTCGGTTTCCTTTTGTCGAATATCTATTATCATGCGAAGCTCAAGGACTTCAATGATGAGAAGCTGGTGGGCATTGCAACGCAGATGAAGCAATTTGTGGAGCAGCAACCCGGGACCATGGAGCAGTATTTGAACAATGCCGCCGATCTTGGATACGAAATCTATGTGACGGATGGAAAAGGCAACGACCAATTCTACGGCCGCGAATTCCGTGAGAAGGATCTGGACAAGCAAGCAGTAGATCTGGTGCTGAATGGTGAGGTGTACCATGGTGTCGCGCAGTTTCCAAGCAAACCGTTCATTACCGGTTTCTTTGATAATCAATTAAGCAACACCGTGGGTGTTCATTTACAGTTGGGCAATACGAATTACGCTCTCTTTATGCGTCCGGACGTAATCCTGCAATTCGGTGAGCTGCGTATCTTTTTTGCACTGATTGGTGCATTTACCATAGGCATTAGTATTCTGATCTTTCTGATCAGTACCCGTTATCTGGTCAATCCGATTGAACGTCTGTCCGAGGCGACCAAGCGGATTGCACAAGGAAAATATAATCTGAAATTGCCTACCGCACGGCGTGACGAGATTGGACAATTGGCCCAGCATTTCATGACCATGAGTCGTGAATTGGAGAGAGTGGATCAGGCGCGGCAGCAGTTTGTATCCAACGTATCTCATGAGATTCAATCCCCGCTGACCTCCATTCAGGGGTTTGCCCAATTGGTGGCAGATCGGGATCTGCCTGAACAGGAACGGGAGCACTATGCGTCGATCATTGAGGAGGAGAGCCGTCATCTCTCCTTGTTGAGCAAGCAGCTGCTTCTCCTGTCCTCTCTGGAACAAGGCAACGAAGATCTGACCAAAGTGGAGTTCTCTCTGCGGGATCAATTCCGGCAAGCGGTTCAGGTGCTGCAATGGCAACTGGAAGAAAAAGAACTGCTGCTTCGGATTTCGGTGCCCGAATCCATCCAGCTGATTGGCAATGAAGTGCTGCTCATGCAAGTCTGGATGAATCTTCTCGGTAATGCGGTGAATCATCTTCCACAAGGAAGGAGCATCGAGATTCATGCCGAGCAGATAGATAACCAGTGTGTGATTCAGATTAAGGATACAGGGGACGGCATTGCAGCTGAGCATCTGCCGTTCCTGTTCGATCGATTCTATCGGGTGGACCGTGCGCGGGAACGTTCTTCCGGACGAACCGGGCTTGGACTTGCCATTGTGCAGAAAATTATTCGAATTCATGACGGTACAATTGAGGTTTCCAGTTCGCCTGAGGGAACAGTCTTTACTGTGACACTCCCGCAGATGTAA